CCATCCTGTGAACTGCGCTATCCGGGTAACTGCGGCCAGGGTTCGGGGGTGGCTAGATGGTGGCCCTGGGCAGCGTCAACCCGAAGCTCTTCGATGGCTCGCAGCTGGTCCGCGTTTTCGACCGCTTCGGCGATGATCAGGCAGTCCAGACCATGGGCGACTTCACGCAGGGTGCGGATAAAGAAGCGGCTGTCCGCATCCTGCGGCAGGCTGTGGACGTAACGTCCGTCCACTTTGAGATAACTGGGTTTGATGCCGGCCAGGTAGCCGAACGGGTTGAAGCCCCGCCCGAAGTGATCCAGGCCAACGCCGCTGCCGCGGCGGGCAAGTTCGTTTATCAGGGTACGCAGCGCCGTCAGGTGAAGGGCGGCTCCGTATTCGGGCACTTCAAAGGTCAGGCGGCTTGCCCGGTCCGGGTGTCGGTCCAGGGTCTGCAGCAGCCAGCCATGAAAGCTGACGTCTGTCAGCGAAATAGCGCTCAGGTTGATCGCCACGCGCAGGTCAGCTGGCCCCGCGGTGGGCCACTGGTCAAGGACTGCGGCGATGACTGTTTTGT
The sequence above is drawn from the Immundisolibacter sp. genome and encodes:
- a CDS encoding EAL domain-containing protein; the protein is LLSRADAALRQAQTDGGNAWRLAPTTEEVRARSASAWRDLLTTCLQQNQWRLFAQPVRRLDGSGTTLHHEILLRLPTDEGLLSAADFMPMAYRHGLATQVDKTVIAAVLDQWPTAGPADLRVAINLSAISLTDVSFHGWLLQTLDRHPDRASRLTFEVPEYGAALHLTALRTLINELARRGSGVGLDHFGRGFNPFGYLAGIKPSYLKVDGRYVHSLPQDADSRFFIRTLREVAHGLDCLIIAEAVENADQLRAIEELRVDAAQGHHLATPEPWPQLPG